One stretch of Caloenas nicobarica isolate bCalNic1 chromosome 2, bCalNic1.hap1, whole genome shotgun sequence DNA includes these proteins:
- the LOC135985093 gene encoding prostatic acid phosphatase-like isoform X1 yields the protein MGVTWLPNPSRILGFSFHIILILLQQTTAERELKFVVAVFRHGDRTPIVNFPTDLHKESEWPQGFGQLTKTGMQQLFELGRYMRERYASFLNSTYNRQEFYIQSTDYDRTIMSAQSYLSGLFPPTSSQIWNPELLWQPIPVHVLQKSTDRSLHFPLPDCPRFDELQNETQTSSEFQNRIQPYMDFLQTMAVNTGLELNHLKILDNFQLWNTYDTLYCEGIHNYTLPVWATKDVIDKMEKLAELSLLSLFGLYKTEEKSRLQGGVLVNTILNSIKQAANSSKQRKMEVYSAHDTTVGAIQIALNIFNGKLPPYAACQFFELYQESSGRYSIEMHYRNDTSKDPYLLTLPGCTSACPLEKFAELVSPVITENWSKECGKKDKTKDIFIGFDVAVGLLFIFDLVLLYLLYHYGRCRRRNNYQDI from the exons ATGGGAGTGACATGGCTTCCCAACCCATCTAGGATcctgggtttttcttttcatattatCCTCATTCTGCTTCAACAGACTACCGCAGAAAGAGAACTGAAGTTTGTGGTTGCA GTTTTCCGACATGGTGACCGAACGCCAATTGTAAACTTTCCAACTGATCTACACAAAGAAAGTGAATGGCCCCAGGGATTTGGACAACTTACCAAG ACTGGAATGCAGCAGCTGTTCGAACTTGGACGCTACATGAGGGAAAGATATGCCAGCTTTTTGAACAGCACATACAACCGGCAAGAG TTTTACATCCAAAGTACAGATTATGATCGCACCATTATGAGTGCCCAGTCATATCTTTCTGGCCTCTTTCCACCAACTAGCAGCCAAATTTGGAACCCTGAGCTTCTCTGGCAACCCATCCCTGTTCATGTTTTGCAAAAATCAACAGACCGG AGTCTGCATTTTCCTCTGCCTGACTGTCCCCGTTTTGATGAGCTTCAGAATGAAACACAGACATCTAGtgaatttcaaaacagaatacAACCATACATG gATTTTTTACAAACAATGGCAGTTAACACAGGACTTGAACTAAATCATCTTAAAATACTGGACAATTTCCAGCTCTGGAATACATATGATACTCTGTACTGTGAG GGTATTCACAACTATACTCTCCCTGTATGGGCCACCAAAGATGTAATCGATAAGATGGAAAAACTGGCAGAACTTTCCTTATTATCACTTTTTGGGCtttataaaacagaagagaaatcaCGACTACAAGgag GTGTCCTTGTGAATACTATTTTAAATAGTATTAAACAAGCTGCCaattcttcaaaacaaagaaaaatggaggTCTACTCTGCA CATGACACCACAGTTGGGGCCATCCAGATTGCTCTCAATATTTTCAACGGAAAACTGCCACCATACGCTGCTTGCCAGTTTTTTGAACTCTACCAAGAAAGCAGTGG GCGATACAGCATTGAAATGCATTATCGGAACGACACTTCGAAGGATCCTTACCTACTCACTCTGCCAGGATGCACCTCTGCTTGTCCACTTGAGAAGTTTGCTGAACTAGTTTCTCCTGTGATTACAGAAAATTGGTCAAAAGAATGTGggaagaaagacaaaacaaaag atatttttattggaTTTGATGTTGCTGTTGGCTTGTTGTTCATTTTTGACCTTGTACTGCTCTACCTCCTTTATCATTATGGACGCTGCAGGCGCAGAAACAACTACCAAGACATTTAA
- the LOC135985093 gene encoding prostatic acid phosphatase-like isoform X2, translating into MQQLFELGRYMRERYASFLNSTYNRQEFYIQSTDYDRTIMSAQSYLSGLFPPTSSQIWNPELLWQPIPVHVLQKSTDRSLHFPLPDCPRFDELQNETQTSSEFQNRIQPYMDFLQTMAVNTGLELNHLKILDNFQLWNTYDTLYCEGIHNYTLPVWATKDVIDKMEKLAELSLLSLFGLYKTEEKSRLQGGVLVNTILNSIKQAANSSKQRKMEVYSAHDTTVGAIQIALNIFNGKLPPYAACQFFELYQESSGRYSIEMHYRNDTSKDPYLLTLPGCTSACPLEKFAELVSPVITENWSKECGKKDKTKDIFIGFDVAVGLLFIFDLVLLYLLYHYGRCRRRNNYQDI; encoded by the exons ATGCAGCAGCTGTTCGAACTTGGACGCTACATGAGGGAAAGATATGCCAGCTTTTTGAACAGCACATACAACCGGCAAGAG TTTTACATCCAAAGTACAGATTATGATCGCACCATTATGAGTGCCCAGTCATATCTTTCTGGCCTCTTTCCACCAACTAGCAGCCAAATTTGGAACCCTGAGCTTCTCTGGCAACCCATCCCTGTTCATGTTTTGCAAAAATCAACAGACCGG AGTCTGCATTTTCCTCTGCCTGACTGTCCCCGTTTTGATGAGCTTCAGAATGAAACACAGACATCTAGtgaatttcaaaacagaatacAACCATACATG gATTTTTTACAAACAATGGCAGTTAACACAGGACTTGAACTAAATCATCTTAAAATACTGGACAATTTCCAGCTCTGGAATACATATGATACTCTGTACTGTGAG GGTATTCACAACTATACTCTCCCTGTATGGGCCACCAAAGATGTAATCGATAAGATGGAAAAACTGGCAGAACTTTCCTTATTATCACTTTTTGGGCtttataaaacagaagagaaatcaCGACTACAAGgag GTGTCCTTGTGAATACTATTTTAAATAGTATTAAACAAGCTGCCaattcttcaaaacaaagaaaaatggaggTCTACTCTGCA CATGACACCACAGTTGGGGCCATCCAGATTGCTCTCAATATTTTCAACGGAAAACTGCCACCATACGCTGCTTGCCAGTTTTTTGAACTCTACCAAGAAAGCAGTGG GCGATACAGCATTGAAATGCATTATCGGAACGACACTTCGAAGGATCCTTACCTACTCACTCTGCCAGGATGCACCTCTGCTTGTCCACTTGAGAAGTTTGCTGAACTAGTTTCTCCTGTGATTACAGAAAATTGGTCAAAAGAATGTGggaagaaagacaaaacaaaag atatttttattggaTTTGATGTTGCTGTTGGCTTGTTGTTCATTTTTGACCTTGTACTGCTCTACCTCCTTTATCATTATGGACGCTGCAGGCGCAGAAACAACTACCAAGACATTTAA